In Mucilaginibacter celer, one DNA window encodes the following:
- a CDS encoding DUF72 domain-containing protein: MRGDFYLGTSNIVLPVPNKLAFPEAWRDKSRLSFYASLFNSLEVNSTFYKVPLGKTVARWSAEVPAGFRFTFKFWKEITHNKNLAFKPADVERFFEVINRCDKKGCLLIQLPPGTRFESFGQLAALLAIIQQYNRESPWRIVVEFRHSSWYNQQTYQLLQNNDVAIVMHDMKASAPPFIESTADFVYLRFHGPEAGYRGNYADDVIAEYAAYINEWRGEGKTVYAYFNNTLGSALGNLVGLNSVVVKDDQ; encoded by the coding sequence ATGCGCGGCGATTTTTATTTGGGCACCAGCAATATCGTACTGCCGGTGCCCAATAAGCTGGCCTTTCCCGAGGCCTGGCGCGATAAAAGCCGCCTTAGTTTTTACGCGTCGTTGTTTAACAGTTTGGAGGTGAACAGTACGTTTTATAAAGTTCCGCTGGGTAAAACTGTAGCGCGATGGTCGGCCGAAGTGCCTGCCGGTTTCAGGTTTACCTTTAAGTTTTGGAAGGAGATCACCCACAATAAAAACCTTGCTTTTAAGCCTGCCGATGTAGAGCGCTTTTTTGAGGTTATTAACCGGTGCGATAAAAAAGGCTGCCTGCTGATCCAATTACCGCCAGGTACCCGCTTTGAGAGTTTCGGGCAGTTGGCAGCTTTGTTAGCCATTATTCAGCAATATAACCGGGAATCGCCATGGCGCATTGTGGTTGAGTTCAGGCATTCGTCGTGGTATAATCAGCAAACCTATCAGTTGTTGCAAAATAATGATGTGGCGATAGTTATGCATGATATGAAGGCATCGGCTCCACCCTTTATCGAATCCACTGCCGATTTTGTTTACCTCAGGTTTCATGGACCGGAAGCAGGGTATCGAGGCAATTATGCCGATGATGTTATTGCCGAATATGCGGCTTATATTAATGAGTGGCGTGGGGAGGGTAAAACCGTGTATGCTTATTTTAATAATACGCTGGGTAGTGCGTTGGGTAATTTGGTGGGGTTGAATAGTGTTGTTGTGAAGGATGATCAATAA
- a CDS encoding ribose-phosphate diphosphokinase: MKKLLFAITGYEYLAEKVLALGHCERGEIEVSHFTDGERYQRILSNVEGREVLLIGGTVSDSATLELYDLASSLVSYGADSLTLVIPYFGYSTMERAVKPGEIVTAKTRARLLSAIPKSNRGNKVMLFDLHSEGIQYYFEQDLYPVHVYCKDIVIEAATRYGGDNFVMASTDAGRAKWVESLANDMGVNAAFILKRRLKGDHTEVSAINADVACKTVIIYDDMIRSGGSIVNAALTYKNAGAGDIYVITTHGLFVNDGIGKLKACGVIKKLICTDTHVNCKDLEGDDFVEVKSVAGLICG; encoded by the coding sequence ATGAAGAAACTACTTTTTGCCATAACCGGATACGAATACCTTGCCGAAAAAGTGCTTGCCCTTGGCCACTGCGAACGCGGAGAAATTGAAGTGAGCCACTTTACCGATGGCGAGCGCTACCAGCGCATCCTCTCCAATGTAGAAGGCCGCGAGGTACTGCTGATAGGCGGCACGGTGAGCGATAGCGCCACCCTCGAACTGTACGATCTGGCCTCATCGCTGGTAAGTTATGGTGCCGATTCGCTTACGCTGGTGATCCCCTACTTTGGCTACAGCACCATGGAGCGCGCCGTTAAACCCGGCGAAATTGTGACTGCCAAAACCCGTGCCCGCCTGCTCTCGGCCATACCCAAATCAAACCGGGGCAACAAGGTAATGCTGTTCGACTTACATAGCGAAGGCATCCAGTACTATTTTGAGCAGGACCTGTACCCCGTACACGTGTATTGCAAGGATATCGTAATTGAGGCAGCCACCCGTTACGGCGGCGACAATTTTGTAATGGCCAGCACAGATGCCGGCCGCGCCAAATGGGTTGAATCATTAGCGAACGATATGGGCGTAAACGCCGCCTTCATCCTCAAACGCCGCCTAAAAGGCGACCACACAGAAGTAAGCGCCATCAACGCCGACGTAGCCTGCAAAACGGTTATTATATATGATGATATGATCCGCTCGGGCGGCAGCATTGTAAACGCGGCGCTAACCTACAAAAACGCCGGTGCCGGTGATATTTATGTGATCACCACGCATGGTTTGTTTGTAAATGATGGGATTGGGAAGTTAAAGGCTTGCGGGGTTATTAAGAAGCTGATTTGTACCGATACGCATGTGAATTGTAAGGATTTGGAAGGGGATGACTTTGTGGAGGTGAAGAGTGTGGCGGGGTTGATTTGCGGGTGA
- a CDS encoding DUF2971 domain-containing protein gives MDLEISKPEIISLRDFEMPPMVYKYRDWNNDSHKKIITQREVYFAAPNQFEDELDCKNPTRWDLLTEEDILNKFYRDSQYKNPQYTIEQHMEYAIYWSNNTQVRNKDFIAQMQQESFNQYCERTGVLSLTEYPCETRMWEKYSSMYTGFCIGFDTKLMLPQICNSGGKVIYHDELPIIHPFPKHSYINQALLQVFNKHNKWSFEKEYRAFKFRLNPFTKAERISVIHPDAVKEIILGFKISKENEDSLLSSIPSELNHVKIKKAFLQNDRVVVENYLKN, from the coding sequence ATGGATTTAGAAATATCAAAACCAGAAATAATCTCACTACGGGATTTTGAAATGCCGCCTATGGTTTATAAATATAGAGATTGGAATAATGACTCACATAAAAAAATTATAACACAGAGAGAAGTCTACTTTGCAGCTCCCAATCAATTTGAGGATGAACTTGATTGTAAAAATCCAACAAGATGGGATTTACTCACCGAGGAGGACATCTTGAATAAATTTTACCGAGATTCTCAATATAAAAATCCCCAATATACAATTGAACAACACATGGAGTATGCAATATATTGGTCAAATAACACCCAAGTTAGAAACAAAGATTTCATTGCGCAAATGCAACAAGAAAGCTTCAACCAATATTGCGAACGGACCGGTGTTTTAAGCCTTACAGAATACCCTTGCGAAACAAGAATGTGGGAAAAATATTCAAGTATGTACACTGGCTTTTGTATTGGCTTCGATACAAAACTTATGCTCCCACAAATTTGCAATTCGGGAGGCAAAGTCATTTATCACGATGAGTTACCAATTATTCATCCATTTCCAAAACATTCTTATATAAATCAAGCATTGCTACAAGTATTTAACAAACACAATAAATGGAGCTTCGAAAAGGAGTACCGTGCTTTCAAATTCAGATTAAATCCATTTACAAAAGCGGAAAGAATATCAGTAATCCATCCTGATGCCGTAAAAGAAATCATATTAGGTTTTAAAATATCAAAGGAGAATGAAGACTCATTATTATCTTCCATTCCAAGCGAACTAAATCATGTCAAAATAAAAAAAGCGTTTTTACAAAATGATAGAGTCGTAGTTGAGAACTACCTTAAAAACTAA
- a CDS encoding thioredoxin family protein produces MKPQILCFCLLLSLLRPAHAQQQRGGIRFLGGSWKQLLATAQAKQLPIFVDVYTDWCGPCKRMEKEIFPLPEVGKFYNNNFICYRLNAEKGEGPAIAKAFGISAYPTWLYLDPKGVLRSKRTDYMPVDEFIAAAKLALGSDSTSLRLSALDARFAGGERSKSFFHTYLEARTAVQLDNARILNAYVATLKKQDMNAAELRFLLKNCGRTWSAAVPLIAENLNVFDHDEQKQVANNLFDNTLYFAWGDAAKAGDRQTALQALAIEEKLYPLLTEAAQLTADHAALYHCRKLQLTDGLKKAGNRLAVKQMAVDTLLAREKDKELFDKVMAPFLSGQQDSTKIPGFAEEKLLAARQYSGNVATLLFEVADAFRELLPGDDAAQKDAAKWAERAYLLVPNEHTRALVAKFKAK; encoded by the coding sequence ATGAAACCACAAATACTTTGTTTCTGCCTATTACTAAGCTTGTTGCGCCCTGCACATGCGCAGCAACAACGAGGCGGCATCCGTTTTTTGGGCGGAAGCTGGAAACAATTGCTGGCCACGGCCCAGGCAAAACAACTCCCCATTTTTGTAGATGTGTATACCGATTGGTGTGGCCCCTGCAAGCGCATGGAGAAGGAGATTTTTCCGCTGCCCGAAGTTGGTAAGTTTTACAACAATAATTTTATCTGCTACCGCCTTAATGCCGAAAAAGGGGAGGGGCCGGCAATTGCCAAAGCCTTCGGCATAAGTGCATACCCAACCTGGCTTTACCTCGACCCTAAAGGCGTGCTGCGCAGTAAACGTACCGACTATATGCCCGTCGATGAATTTATTGCGGCTGCGAAATTGGCATTGGGCAGTGACAGTACATCGCTAAGGTTATCTGCTTTAGACGCCCGATTTGCCGGTGGCGAACGCAGTAAATCATTCTTTCATACTTACCTGGAAGCGCGAACAGCGGTACAGTTGGATAACGCCAGGATACTGAACGCCTACGTAGCAACCCTGAAAAAGCAAGACATGAACGCCGCAGAGCTTCGTTTCCTGTTGAAAAACTGCGGACGCACATGGTCGGCAGCGGTGCCGTTGATTGCTGAAAATCTTAATGTATTTGATCATGACGAACAAAAACAGGTGGCCAACAATCTGTTTGATAATACCCTATACTTTGCCTGGGGCGATGCCGCCAAAGCCGGCGACCGGCAAACAGCCCTGCAGGCTTTGGCTATTGAAGAAAAGTTGTATCCGCTACTAACCGAAGCCGCCCAACTAACTGCCGACCATGCTGCCCTGTACCATTGTCGAAAACTGCAACTTACCGATGGCCTAAAAAAAGCAGGCAACCGTTTGGCTGTGAAACAGATGGCGGTTGATACTTTGTTGGCTCGTGAAAAAGATAAAGAGTTGTTTGATAAAGTAATGGCTCCGTTTTTAAGCGGACAGCAGGATAGTACTAAAATACCGGGTTTTGCCGAAGAGAAACTTTTGGCCGCGAGGCAGTATTCGGGTAATGTGGCTACGCTTTTGTTTGAGGTTGCAGATGCTTTCAGGGAGTTGTTGCCGGGGGATGATGCCGCGCAAAAGGATGCAGCAAAGTGGGCGGAGCGGGCTTATTTGTTGGTGCCTAATGAGCATACCAGGGCGCTGGTGGCGAAGTTTAAAGCGAAGTAA
- a CDS encoding NUDIX hydrolase, producing the protein MPGTQNIKVAVDAVVFGYTSKEGLSVLLIKRNIQPFKNSWALPGGLVRNDESLEDAVQRELREETSISISYLEQLYSFGQPGRDPRNRVISITYYGLVRPDAFDVKADTDASDVAWFNIKKLPSLAFDHTTIISVAHERLKSKMLYQPVGFELLEEKFPFSELEKLYLAVLDRPFDRRNFKKKITKYGFLEETTEKQALEGAGRPGNLFRFNEEKYFLLKKEGISFEI; encoded by the coding sequence ATGCCGGGTACCCAAAATATAAAAGTTGCTGTTGATGCCGTAGTTTTCGGATATACCTCAAAAGAGGGTTTATCTGTACTGCTTATTAAACGCAATATTCAGCCTTTTAAAAACAGTTGGGCCCTACCCGGCGGACTGGTACGCAACGATGAATCGTTAGAAGACGCTGTTCAGCGCGAACTTCGTGAGGAAACCAGCATCAGCATCAGTTACCTTGAGCAACTATACAGCTTTGGCCAGCCGGGCCGCGATCCGCGTAACCGGGTAATTTCCATAACGTACTACGGCCTTGTACGACCGGATGCCTTCGACGTAAAAGCCGATACCGATGCCAGCGACGTAGCCTGGTTCAACATCAAAAAACTGCCTTCGCTGGCTTTTGACCATACCACCATCATCAGCGTAGCTCATGAGCGCCTTAAAAGCAAAATGCTTTACCAGCCGGTAGGCTTTGAACTACTGGAAGAAAAATTCCCCTTCTCCGAACTGGAGAAACTCTACCTCGCCGTACTCGACCGCCCCTTCGATCGTCGTAACTTTAAAAAGAAGATCACCAAATACGGTTTCCTGGAAGAAACCACCGAAAAACAAGCCCTTGAAGGTGCCGGAAGGCCAGGCAACCTGTTCCGCTTTAACGAAGAGAAGTATTTTTTGTTGAAGAAGGAAGGGATTAGCTTTGAGATATAA
- a CDS encoding nicotinate phosphoribosyltransferase, whose protein sequence is MKKENLILLADAYKYAHHKFYYPGTTQIYSYLESRGGMFNETIFFGLQYFLKEYLQGPAFNQIDLDEADEFLKQVFGRNDVFDCSKFQYILDKYNGHLPVRIKAVAEGTSIPTGNVLMTIENTDPECYWLTNFLETLLMQVWYPCTVATLSHEVKKVVTRYYEETATPEAFGGIGFVLNDFGFRGVSSVESAKLGGAAHLLSFMGSDNLAGSSMALKYYHAQKVYGLSIPATEHSICTLLGQEGELEVFKHVLRSFPTGVIACVSDSFNIFRACSEYWGEDLKQEILKRDGTLVIRPDSGDPVRTLLEIFNILFDKFGFTTNAKGYKVLPPQVRVIQGDGVNYTEIGVIYEALKANNIGAENLVLGMGGALLQKVDRDTQKFALKCSAAVIDGKEVNVEKSPTEMDANGNITTSFKKSKGGRLKLVKTNEGYKTIHQDEQPELADQLQTVFENGHIVKEFTFEQVIDTLQNQ, encoded by the coding sequence ATGAAAAAGGAAAATCTGATCCTCTTAGCCGACGCCTATAAATACGCCCACCATAAATTTTACTACCCCGGCACCACCCAAATTTACAGCTACCTGGAAAGCCGCGGGGGTATGTTTAATGAGACCATTTTTTTCGGTCTGCAATATTTTTTGAAGGAATACCTGCAAGGCCCCGCCTTTAACCAAATTGATTTGGATGAGGCCGACGAGTTTTTAAAACAGGTTTTTGGCCGTAACGATGTGTTTGATTGCAGCAAATTTCAATACATACTGGATAAATACAACGGCCACCTGCCCGTACGTATCAAAGCCGTAGCCGAAGGCACCAGCATACCCACCGGCAACGTGCTCATGACCATCGAAAACACCGACCCGGAATGCTACTGGCTCACCAACTTTTTAGAAACTTTGCTGATGCAGGTTTGGTACCCCTGCACCGTAGCCACCCTAAGCCACGAGGTTAAAAAAGTAGTTACCCGCTACTACGAAGAAACCGCCACACCCGAAGCTTTTGGCGGGATAGGTTTTGTGCTCAACGATTTCGGTTTCCGCGGGGTGAGCAGCGTGGAGAGCGCCAAACTGGGCGGTGCCGCGCATTTATTAAGCTTTATGGGAAGCGATAATTTAGCGGGATCAAGTATGGCCCTTAAATACTACCACGCGCAAAAAGTGTACGGGTTAAGCATCCCGGCTACCGAACACAGCATTTGTACCCTGCTTGGCCAGGAAGGCGAGCTGGAGGTATTTAAACATGTGCTGCGCAGCTTCCCTACCGGCGTTATTGCCTGCGTGAGTGATAGCTTCAATATTTTCCGAGCCTGCAGCGAATACTGGGGCGAGGATTTGAAACAGGAGATCCTGAAACGCGACGGCACCCTGGTGATCCGCCCCGATAGCGGCGACCCGGTACGTACCCTGCTCGAGATTTTTAACATCCTGTTTGATAAATTCGGCTTTACTACCAATGCCAAGGGCTACAAAGTATTGCCGCCACAGGTTAGGGTGATACAGGGCGATGGCGTTAACTACACCGAGATAGGCGTGATATACGAAGCCCTTAAAGCCAACAACATCGGCGCCGAAAACCTGGTACTGGGCATGGGCGGCGCGCTACTGCAAAAGGTTGACCGCGATACCCAAAAGTTCGCCCTGAAATGCAGCGCCGCGGTAATAGATGGTAAAGAGGTTAACGTAGAAAAAAGCCCTACCGAAATGGATGCCAACGGCAACATTACCACAAGCTTTAAAAAGAGCAAAGGCGGCCGCCTGAAACTGGTTAAAACCAACGAGGGCTACAAAACCATCCACCAGGATGAACAACCCGAACTGGCCGACCAGCTCCAAACCGTTTTTGAAAACGGCCATATTGTGAAAGAATTTACCTTTGAGCAGGTAATTGATACCTTGCAGAATCAGTAA
- a CDS encoding NmrA/HSCARG family protein has translation MANISKDSTLQNKPLITITGVLGKQGYSAAHTLLQSGLYRVRGITRRIDSPQARALIEMGAELINLPLDAGYQHEYARAFFGSDAVFMMTPGIAPPQTHEFELGKQLADAALKAGVKHLIFSSLENVDKITGGKKFAPHFTDKARVEEYIRTLPIKSTFIYMAFFYTNLIEFYTPYQHGDTLVFPIYLPEDFRAPFADPLTATGPAVLEILSDPDRYSGKSLPVIGDVISPREMVDTFMRVTGKKAVYSSAFSREDFLRHFPEFGANELLLQETLGMVEYAVEYGYFSKDRDWLWSRRVNPNSLTWEQFLRSTGWQGEKRSY, from the coding sequence ATGGCTAACATAAGTAAAGACTCTACGTTACAAAACAAACCGCTAATTACCATAACTGGTGTTTTGGGCAAGCAGGGATACAGTGCTGCGCACACGCTTTTACAAAGCGGGCTATACCGCGTACGCGGTATTACCCGACGAATTGACTCACCGCAGGCACGCGCCTTAATAGAAATGGGGGCGGAACTCATTAACCTGCCGCTTGACGCAGGGTATCAGCACGAATATGCAAGGGCATTCTTCGGCTCTGATGCTGTTTTCATGATGACACCGGGTATAGCCCCTCCACAAACCCACGAGTTTGAATTGGGTAAACAGCTGGCAGACGCCGCCCTGAAGGCCGGTGTAAAACATTTGATATTCAGCAGCCTGGAAAATGTAGATAAGATCACAGGAGGAAAAAAGTTCGCTCCCCATTTTACGGATAAGGCACGGGTAGAAGAATATATACGTACGCTTCCAATTAAAAGCACGTTTATCTACATGGCCTTTTTTTATACAAACCTCATTGAATTTTATACCCCTTATCAGCACGGCGATACCCTTGTATTTCCTATATACCTCCCGGAAGATTTCCGGGCGCCGTTTGCCGATCCCCTTACTGCCACCGGCCCCGCAGTTTTAGAGATCTTATCAGATCCGGACAGGTATTCTGGCAAATCCTTACCGGTAATAGGCGATGTGATCTCACCCCGCGAGATGGTTGATACTTTTATGCGTGTTACCGGAAAGAAGGCAGTGTACAGTTCAGCCTTTTCGCGTGAGGATTTCCTCCGGCATTTTCCTGAATTTGGGGCAAATGAGCTTTTGCTGCAAGAAACACTGGGGATGGTGGAATACGCTGTTGAATATGGCTATTTCAGCAAAGATCGCGATTGGTTATGGAGCCGACGCGTAAATCCAAATAGCCTAACCTGGGAACAGTTCCTGCGCTCAACAGGCTGGCAAGGGGAAAAACGCTCATATTAG
- a CDS encoding NUDIX domain-containing protein produces the protein MKTAVIIARFQTPYLHEGHKELIAQVKQKHAKLIILLGVSPIKGSRKNPYDYYTREKMIKKDYPEVVVLPISDNPSDKIWSENLDNLLKSVFSAEQFCLYGSRDSFIPYYSGKFETVELPEHGDYNATELRKQYADKVFDSNDFRAGILYAYYNQYPKVYPTVDVALFRNNRSEILLGKKAINNKWRFVGGFSDPEDACYEDAAKRELIEECGEMQTTAMQYETSAKINDWRYRSEVDKIITLLFSCDFIEGEPQAQDDIADLAWFKLTDLPLMIKDGAISEEHVDLFNFITSKYQKN, from the coding sequence ATGAAAACCGCAGTAATTATAGCACGCTTTCAAACCCCATACCTTCACGAAGGCCATAAGGAGTTGATTGCACAGGTTAAGCAAAAACACGCCAAGCTGATTATCTTGCTGGGTGTAAGCCCCATTAAAGGCAGCCGCAAAAACCCTTACGACTATTACACCCGCGAAAAAATGATCAAGAAAGACTACCCCGAAGTAGTTGTTCTCCCCATAAGCGATAACCCGAGCGACAAGATCTGGTCGGAGAATTTGGATAACCTGCTGAAAAGCGTTTTCAGCGCCGAGCAGTTTTGTTTATACGGCAGCCGCGATAGCTTTATCCCCTACTACAGCGGCAAGTTTGAGACCGTAGAGCTACCCGAGCATGGCGATTACAATGCCACCGAATTGCGTAAACAATATGCGGATAAAGTTTTTGATTCGAACGATTTCCGGGCGGGGATCCTTTACGCATACTACAACCAGTACCCTAAAGTGTACCCTACGGTTGATGTGGCCCTGTTCAGGAATAACCGCAGCGAGATATTGCTTGGCAAAAAGGCCATCAACAATAAATGGCGCTTTGTGGGCGGCTTTTCTGATCCGGAAGATGCCTGTTACGAAGATGCCGCCAAACGCGAGCTTATCGAAGAGTGCGGCGAGATGCAAACCACCGCCATGCAGTACGAAACATCGGCCAAAATAAATGATTGGCGCTACCGCAGCGAGGTAGATAAGATTATTACCCTGCTGTTTAGCTGCGATTTTATTGAAGGCGAACCACAGGCCCAGGATGATATTGCCGACCTGGCCTGGTTTAAACTTACCGATCTGCCATTGATGATAAAAGATGGCGCGATAAGCGAAGAACACGTTGATTTGTTTAATTTCATCACCAGCAAATACCAAAAAAACTAA
- a CDS encoding winged helix-turn-helix transcriptional regulator, producing MKIECIGEGVKLNDKVYPCTVSLAMDLVGGKWKTVILYHLKSEPKRYSELLKEMQAVTEMTLSLQLKQLEKDGLITRKVYGNKPPVKVVYSLTDFGKTFIPVLEAITAWGNQVTEQKGTFVRNSL from the coding sequence ATGAAAATAGAATGCATTGGCGAGGGTGTTAAACTGAACGATAAGGTTTATCCCTGTACGGTAAGCCTGGCAATGGACCTTGTTGGCGGGAAATGGAAAACAGTGATCCTGTACCATTTAAAATCGGAACCTAAAAGGTACAGCGAACTTTTAAAGGAAATGCAGGCCGTAACGGAAATGACCCTAAGCCTGCAACTAAAGCAACTGGAAAAGGACGGTTTGATTACAAGGAAGGTATATGGTAACAAACCACCCGTAAAAGTGGTTTATAGCTTAACGGATTTCGGCAAGACCTTCATTCCTGTACTGGAGGCTATCACGGCCTGGGGGAACCAGGTTACAGAGCAAAAAGGTACATTCGTCAGGAACTCTCTTTGA
- a CDS encoding IS3 family transposase, producing the protein MKVEQSQGCSLSLLCSLSGYSRQAYYKRRLLEEEEPIKEELLVQQVIGYRDLQPRIGGRKLFFLMTPFIKAHKLKMGRDHFFRMLGKYGLLNKKRRGKPQTTDSNHWMKKYPDLIKNMVPTRSEQLWVSDITYLELSSEFAYLSLVTDAYSRKIVGFHVSGNLTAEGSILALKMAIEGRQNKEELIHHSDRGTQYCCHDYIKTLQENNIDISMTQSGDPRDNAIAERVNGILKMELLKPSFIDIEDARTAVTQAVNIYNYLRPHSSISMLTPALVHTRKFKLKRLWRNNYKSKPAKREETAG; encoded by the coding sequence ATGAAAGTAGAACAAAGCCAGGGTTGTAGCTTATCCCTGTTATGTTCACTGTCTGGGTATTCGCGCCAAGCCTATTATAAGCGACGTTTATTGGAAGAGGAGGAACCCATCAAGGAGGAATTGCTGGTTCAGCAGGTTATCGGCTACAGGGATTTACAGCCCCGTATCGGAGGCCGTAAACTATTCTTCCTTATGACCCCTTTTATCAAGGCCCATAAATTAAAAATGGGTAGAGATCACTTTTTCAGGATGCTGGGCAAGTATGGCTTGTTGAACAAAAAGCGGCGTGGTAAACCACAAACTACTGATTCCAATCACTGGATGAAGAAATATCCCGACCTGATCAAAAACATGGTCCCTACGCGCTCAGAACAGTTATGGGTAAGTGATATCACTTACCTTGAACTCAGCAGTGAATTTGCTTATCTGAGCCTTGTAACGGATGCCTATAGCCGTAAGATCGTTGGTTTTCATGTTAGCGGGAACCTTACAGCCGAAGGCAGCATATTAGCATTGAAAATGGCTATTGAGGGGCGTCAGAATAAAGAAGAATTGATCCATCACTCAGATCGGGGAACGCAATATTGTTGCCACGATTATATAAAAACACTACAGGAGAACAACATAGATATTAGCATGACCCAAAGCGGGGATCCAAGAGACAATGCGATTGCTGAGCGGGTAAACGGGATCCTGAAAATGGAACTACTAAAGCCATCGTTCATAGATATTGAAGATGCAAGAACTGCTGTGACACAGGCAGTCAATATTTATAATTACTTACGCCCTCATAGCAGCATATCGATGTTAACACCTGCACTGGTACATACCAGAAAGTTTAAACTCAAACGCCTCTGGAGGAACAATTATAAGAGTAAACCTGCAAAAAGGGAGGAGACAGCCGGGTAG